A stretch of the Uranotaenia lowii strain MFRU-FL chromosome 3, ASM2978415v1, whole genome shotgun sequence genome encodes the following:
- the LOC129752577 gene encoding glutamate receptor ionotropic, kainate glr-3-like: MLKLLIVLTCSIQFSWGYQNFGPENFAEISISYFKARNVKSVTAIGCFNASDHFEVMKSFMENDFYIQLLPSFGSYFNVSGMKNSGVVIDARCEELLSSLIFHENINAFMLTHVYWLFLDESSTSPLTEANGEPTDLSQVQEKFDFLFRNVDVLPTTHVVVGVFTDDWNLFDSYKPCWPQKVKFVEISCANESLSLVENIRQGLWNVESKPKERRNLHHCFISSGTAITVPEHYKGMDDHTDTIHDLFAKANFPFIRALMYDLNFTLNLRQVDKGGWKTNGTFSGLMGEFQRRTIELGGMGMLMRSERMEVVDYTIVTLVIKTSFVFKQPPLSLVSNIFELPFSIGVWVSCVGFVMIYWVGLMLFRAITKTERFTPLDSLMYIVGTLCQQNLELFPKYEGAKILLFWVQLANFFIFTSYSASIVALLQSPSRSITSMADLASSPLKAGAQDVVYAWVYLNESKDPAVQSLFRKKIKPFGTKAFTEAEVGMKRVKDELYAYQAEVNAAYRLIMETFTPDDTCKVYELDAIKLPPFSVPVVKGSKYRELFKQRLIWQREVGIIRRFNLIWIAQKPTCEEGAAEFTSVGLKELRHSYYVMLVGFGIAFIILAFEFGWKKKKNRTQVGTAWVNTRSTKQKKNLKIC; this comes from the exons atgttaaagttgttGATTGTCCTCACATGTTCCATACAGTTTTCTTGGGGATATCAAAACTTCGGCCCTGAAAACTTTGCCGAGATATCGATAAGTTACTTCAAAGCACGAAATGTTAAGTCGGTTACCGCGATAGGATGTTTCAACGCCAGCGATCATTTCGAGGTGATGAAAAGCTTTATGGAGAATGATTTCTACATACAGTTGTTGCCATCGTTTGGCAGTTATTTCAATGTTTCGGGAATGAAAAATAGTGGCGTCGTTATTGATGCCAGATGTGAGGAGTTGCTAAGCTCTCTCATTTTCCAT GAAAATATAAATGCCTTCATGTTAACTCATGTTTACTGGCTGTTTCTGGATGAATCTTCGACGAGCCCGTTGACAGAAGCTAACGGTGAGCCTACGGATTTATCTCAGGTGCAGGAAAAGTTTGACTTTCTTTTCCGCAATGTCGATGTACTACCTACGACACATGTCGTTGTTGGAGTCTTCACAGACGATTGGAATCTGTTTGATTCCTACAAACCATGCTGGCCGCAGAAGGTGAAATTTGTCGAAATCTCTTGCGCCAATGAAAGTCTTAGCTTGGTGGAAAATATACGGCAAGGATTATGGAATGTAGAATCGAAGCCCAAAGAGAGAAGAAACTTACATCACTGTTTTATATCCTCGGGAACTGCG ATAACTGTGCCAGAGCATTACAAAGGGATGGACGATCACACAGACACAATTCACGATTTGTTTGCCAAGGCCAATTTTCCTTTCATCAGGGCTCTGATGTATGATCTCAACTTTACCCTTAATTTGCGGCAAGTGGACAAGGGTGGTTGGAAAACGAACGGAACTTTCAGTGGTCTGATGGGAGAGTTTCAAAGAAGAACCATTGAACTGGGAGGAATGGGAATGTTAATGAGATCGGAACGCATGGAAGTGGTTGACTATACAATAGTGACCTTAGTCATCAAGACAAGTTTTGTCTTCAAGCAACCTCCACTATCCTTGGTCTCGAATATATTTGAGCTCCCTTTTAGCATCGGAGTTTGGGTAAGCTGCGTGGGTTTTGTGATGATCTACTGGGTTGGACTCATGCTTTTCAGGGCCATAACTAAAACGGAGCGTTTTACCCCGTTGGATTCGCTCATGTATATCGTAGGTACTCTGTGTCAACAGAATCTTGAGCTATTTCCTAAGTACGAAGGCGCCAAAATACTCTTGTTCTGGGTACAGTTGGccaatttcttcattttcaccTCCTACTCGGCTAGTATAGTTGCATTGCTTCAGAGTCCCAGTAGATCGATCACGTCAATGGCAGATCTCGCATCTTCTCCACTGAAGGCAGGAGCGCAGGATGTGGTCTATGCTTGGGTGTACTTGAATGAGAGTAAAGATCCCGCAGTTCAGTCGTTGTTTCGTAAGAAGATCAAACCCTTCGGCACCAAGGCCTTTACCGAGGCCGAAGTTGGAATGAAGCGTGTGAAAGATGAACTGTATGCTTACCAG GCCGAGGTTAATGCAGCTTATCGACTGATTATGGAAACGTTCACCCCGGATGACACCTGCAAGGTATACGAGCTGGATGCCATCAAGCTGCCTCCCTTCAGCGTCCCGGTGGTCAAGGGAAGTAAATATCGGGAACTGTTTAAGCAGCGTCTCATTTGGCAACGAGAAGTGGGAATTATTCGACGTTTCAACCTGATCTGGATAGCGCAGAAACCAACCTGTGAAGAGGGAGCTGCCGAATTTACTTCAGTGGGGCTAAAAGAGCTGCGCCATTCCTACTACGTGATGCTGGTAGGGTTCGGTATAGCTTTCATAATTCTGGCCTTCGAATTCGgatggaagaagaagaaaaatagaACACAAGTGGGTACGGCTTGGGTGAACACACGGAGCACtaaacagaagaaaaatttgaagatcTGTTGA